One Microbacterium sp. No. 7 genomic window carries:
- a CDS encoding ABC transporter permease, giving the protein MTPETPMSRDAVTRTDAPLSTDTTPPAVAAPDTAARFRLPRLSALEWTGVGILAVVVAFILILPLTPGYDPLGQDLSRTFVPPFTDPAHPLGTDVLGRDTMSRLAQGGQVSLGIVLLVVIVNAIIGMTIGMIAGYAGGRLDSLLMSWADVQLAMPVILILIALSATFGPSSALMVITLAATYWVGYARVARSTALTLRERDFVTSARIQGGTPQWIVSTHIAPHVGVQTLILASSDIGGILLLTSSFDYLGLGVQPPTPSWGLLISEGQKFIRDAPYLSIMPGVAIFLVVIATNLVSQRFTAERDLSTLRRRRVSRWRKDAS; this is encoded by the coding sequence ATGACACCCGAGACTCCGATGAGCCGTGACGCCGTCACGCGCACGGACGCTCCCCTGAGCACGGACACGACGCCGCCCGCCGTGGCGGCCCCCGACACGGCCGCGCGCTTTCGCCTCCCCCGGCTCTCCGCGCTGGAGTGGACGGGCGTCGGCATCCTCGCCGTCGTCGTCGCCTTCATCCTGATCCTGCCGCTCACGCCCGGCTACGACCCGCTCGGGCAGGATCTGTCCCGCACGTTCGTCCCGCCGTTCACCGACCCGGCCCATCCCCTCGGCACCGACGTGCTCGGACGCGACACGATGAGCAGGCTCGCGCAGGGCGGCCAGGTCTCCCTCGGCATCGTGCTGCTCGTCGTGATCGTCAACGCGATCATCGGCATGACGATCGGGATGATCGCGGGCTACGCGGGCGGGCGGCTCGACAGCCTCCTCATGTCGTGGGCCGACGTGCAGCTCGCCATGCCGGTCATCCTCATCCTGATCGCGCTCTCGGCGACCTTCGGGCCGAGCAGCGCGCTCATGGTGATCACCCTCGCGGCGACCTACTGGGTCGGCTACGCGCGGGTCGCGCGCAGCACCGCCCTGACCCTGCGCGAACGCGACTTCGTCACCTCGGCGCGCATCCAGGGCGGCACGCCCCAGTGGATCGTCTCGACGCACATCGCCCCGCACGTCGGCGTGCAGACGCTCATCCTCGCGTCGTCCGACATCGGCGGCATCCTGCTGCTGACGTCGTCGTTCGACTACCTCGGCCTCGGCGTGCAGCCCCCCACGCCCTCGTGGGGCCTGCTCATCTCGGAGGGGCAGAAGTTCATCCGCGACGCCCCGTACCTCTCGATCATGCCCGGCGTGGCGATCTTCCTCGTCGTCATCGCGACGAACCTCGTCAGCCAGCGCTTCACCGCCGAGCGCGACCTGTCCACGCTGCGACGCCGACGCGTGTCGCGCTGGAGGAAGGATGCCTCATGA
- a CDS encoding ABC transporter permease, with the protein MAGWLLRRAAQALATIFVVCTIAFLLGRLSGSPAALLLSENATPEQISALDAELGFDRPLWLQYLDYLAGLVRGDFGDSYRQRGVSSMDLVLERLPASLQLGAVGLVLGLVLAIGAALLIQLRASSALRTTFLTLGSARQAIPDFFFGLLLVLVFSVGLGVLPSLGNRDPLGIVLPAATVATAQFVVYMRLLDNALGEQFRLDYARTTLARGESRFRVVVFELLPNAALPVLTIAGISLGTFLGGLVIVENVFAWPGMGQLMLSAVYARDFPVVQSGLIVVALLFILSNALVDVLTAALDPRVRLR; encoded by the coding sequence ATGGCAGGCTGGCTGCTGCGACGCGCCGCGCAAGCGCTCGCGACGATCTTCGTGGTCTGCACGATCGCGTTCCTGCTCGGCCGGCTCAGCGGCAGCCCCGCCGCCCTGCTGCTGAGCGAGAACGCCACACCCGAGCAGATCTCCGCGCTCGACGCGGAGCTGGGCTTCGACCGGCCGCTGTGGCTGCAGTACCTCGACTACCTCGCCGGCCTCGTCCGCGGCGACTTCGGGGACTCGTACCGACAGCGCGGCGTCTCGTCCATGGACCTCGTGCTGGAGCGTCTTCCCGCCTCCCTCCAGCTCGGCGCCGTCGGACTCGTCCTGGGGCTCGTCCTCGCGATCGGCGCGGCGCTCCTCATCCAGCTGCGCGCCAGCTCCGCGCTGCGCACGACCTTCCTCACCCTGGGCTCGGCGCGGCAGGCGATCCCCGACTTCTTCTTCGGCCTGCTCCTCGTGCTCGTGTTCTCGGTCGGGCTCGGCGTGCTGCCCTCGCTCGGCAACCGGGATCCGCTGGGCATCGTGCTGCCCGCCGCCACGGTGGCGACCGCGCAGTTCGTCGTCTACATGCGGCTGCTCGACAACGCGCTGGGCGAGCAGTTCCGCCTCGACTACGCGCGCACCACGCTCGCGCGCGGCGAGAGCAGGTTCCGGGTCGTCGTGTTCGAGCTGCTGCCCAACGCCGCGCTTCCCGTGCTCACGATCGCGGGCATCAGCCTCGGCACCTTCCTCGGCGGCCTCGTCATCGTCGAGAACGTCTTCGCGTGGCCAGGCATGGGCCAGCTCATGCTCAGCGCCGTCTACGCCCGTGACTTCCCCGTCGTGCAATCCGGTCTCATCGTCGTCGCGCTCCTGTTCATCCTCTCGAACGCCCTCGTCGACGTGCTGACCGCCGCCCTCGATCCCCGTGTGAGGCTCCGATGA
- a CDS encoding ornithine cyclodeaminase family protein, with amino-acid sequence MHVLTSADVEQLVDWDGLVAELERVHVGMARGHVVQPAPHALRDPRSSAPDAAAIVPMMSMDADRRLFAVKVLADAPANRTRGLPAQRSTVSLYDADTGACLAIVDGAALTRLRTAAMTLLATRALARPDARTLAVAGAGPLAVEHVRALTAGHRYDDVRLWSRSEDRARTAIAALDGAGIAARAVPRIDALTDGADVVCTLTPSARPILDVGQLADGVHVNAVGSPPRPAYTEVTPAVFARAHLVAVDALAVALADSGNVRNAVDAGSVAVEELVELGAILAGDARGRTGASQVTVFNSVGIGGQDLAAVVHVLDRARAVGAGTTIALRG; translated from the coding sequence ATGCACGTGCTGACATCTGCCGACGTCGAGCAGCTCGTCGACTGGGACGGACTGGTGGCGGAGCTCGAGCGGGTCCACGTCGGCATGGCCCGGGGCCATGTCGTGCAGCCCGCGCCGCACGCGCTCCGCGATCCCCGTTCGTCCGCACCCGACGCGGCCGCGATCGTGCCGATGATGTCGATGGACGCCGATCGCCGCCTCTTCGCCGTCAAGGTGCTCGCCGACGCCCCTGCCAACAGGACACGGGGGCTGCCGGCGCAGAGGTCGACGGTGTCGCTCTACGACGCCGACACGGGCGCCTGCCTGGCGATCGTCGACGGCGCGGCCCTGACCCGGCTCCGGACCGCGGCGATGACGCTCCTGGCCACGAGGGCGCTCGCCCGGCCGGATGCGAGGACGCTCGCCGTGGCGGGGGCGGGGCCGCTGGCCGTCGAGCACGTGCGCGCGCTCACGGCGGGCCACCGGTACGACGACGTGAGGCTCTGGTCGCGATCCGAGGACCGCGCGCGGACGGCGATCGCGGCGCTCGACGGCGCCGGCATCGCCGCCCGGGCGGTGCCGCGCATCGACGCGCTGACCGACGGCGCCGACGTCGTGTGCACCCTCACGCCCTCGGCCCGGCCCATTCTCGACGTCGGCCAGCTCGCCGACGGCGTGCACGTCAACGCGGTGGGCTCGCCGCCGCGTCCCGCCTACACGGAGGTGACGCCGGCCGTGTTCGCGCGCGCGCACCTCGTCGCCGTCGACGCGCTGGCCGTCGCCCTCGCCGACTCGGGCAACGTGCGCAACGCCGTGGACGCCGGAAGCGTGGCCGTCGAGGAGCTCGTGGAGCTCGGCGCTATCCTGGCCGGGGACGCACGCGGACGCACCGGCGCGAGCCAGGTGACGGTGTTCAACTCCGTCGGCATCGGCGGGCAGGACCTCGCCGCGGTCGTGCACGTGCTCGACCGGGCACGCGCCGTCGGCGCGGGCACGACCATCGCGCTGCGGGGATGA
- a CDS encoding GntR family transcriptional regulator, with protein MVEAGAGGGAETPDESLAQQAYQKLRTAIITGHYPQGTAIKEGRLASELNVSRVPVRTAIHQLDNDGFLRTAHRRSARVAEWTARTIEEFFDVRLGLETLAARLAARRAAEAGSVQPLRAVLERAHDAVAQGDRLAVAEAHAHVHDEIVRMAGSELLTALMRPVIGRMTWLFYLTADRDPHTQSHEHDDLLHAIETGNERLAESLAYAHIEKGRVPTLVLLGGGEQA; from the coding sequence ATGGTCGAGGCCGGTGCGGGCGGCGGGGCGGAGACCCCCGACGAGTCGCTGGCGCAGCAGGCCTACCAGAAGCTGCGCACCGCGATCATCACGGGTCACTATCCGCAGGGCACGGCGATCAAGGAGGGCCGTCTCGCGAGCGAGCTGAACGTCTCGCGGGTGCCCGTGCGCACGGCGATCCACCAGCTCGACAACGACGGGTTCCTGCGCACCGCCCACCGCCGCAGCGCGCGGGTCGCCGAGTGGACGGCCCGCACGATCGAGGAGTTCTTCGACGTGCGGCTCGGGCTCGAGACGCTCGCCGCACGCCTCGCGGCACGCCGTGCGGCCGAGGCGGGGAGCGTGCAGCCGCTGCGCGCGGTCCTCGAGCGCGCCCACGACGCCGTCGCCCAGGGCGACCGGCTCGCGGTCGCCGAGGCGCACGCGCACGTCCACGACGAGATCGTGCGCATGGCCGGCAGCGAGCTGCTCACGGCGCTCATGCGGCCCGTCATCGGCAGGATGACGTGGCTCTTCTACCTCACCGCCGACCGCGACCCGCACACGCAGTCGCACGAGCACGACGACTTGCTGCACGCGATCGAGACCGGCAACGAGCGCCTCGCCGAGAGCCTGGCCTACGCGCACATCGAGAAGGGCCGCGTGCCCACGCTCGTGCTGCTGGGCGGGGGAGAACAGGCGTAG
- a CDS encoding GNAT family acetyltransferase, translated as MPDSRPRAEIREFDARDTDETVALWEACGLTRPWNDPRADIARKLASQPELFLVAEDASRIVGSVMAGYDGHRGWMYYLATAVSHRGQGLGRALVAEVERRLEVRGCPKAQLMVRSDNRRATGFYAALGYEANDVLVLGKRLIED; from the coding sequence ATGCCCGACAGCAGGCCCCGCGCCGAGATCCGCGAGTTCGACGCACGCGACACCGACGAGACCGTCGCCCTCTGGGAGGCCTGCGGGCTGACCCGCCCGTGGAACGACCCGCGCGCCGATATCGCGCGCAAGCTCGCCTCGCAGCCCGAGCTCTTCCTCGTCGCGGAGGACGCGTCCCGGATCGTCGGCAGCGTCATGGCCGGCTACGACGGGCATCGCGGCTGGATGTACTACCTCGCCACGGCCGTCAGCCATCGCGGCCAGGGCCTGGGTCGCGCGCTCGTGGCCGAGGTCGAGAGACGTCTCGAGGTGCGGGGCTGCCCCAAGGCCCAGCTGATGGTGCGATCCGACAACCGGCGCGCCACGGGCTTCTACGCCGCGCTCGGCTACGAGGCGAACGACGTGCTCGTGCTCGGCAAGCGGCTCATCGAGGACTGA